In Populus alba chromosome 1, ASM523922v2, whole genome shotgun sequence, a single window of DNA contains:
- the LOC118028016 gene encoding probable serine/threonine-protein kinase PBL9 isoform X1 yields MSLNCFTKFKSQKWCWKFLSNVLVAINLCRGYMFSLVAGLSSKYVSTDGNDLSSTGSKFLSVSVPPTPRSEGEILQSTNLKSFSFSDLKMATRNFRPDSVVGEGGFGSVFKGWIDEQSFSAAKPGTGIVIAVKRLNQDGFQGHKEWLAEVNYLGQFYHPHLVKLIGYCLEDEHRLLVYEFMPRGSLENHLFRRGSYFQPLSWNLRMKVALGAAKGLAFLHCAETQVIYRDFKTSNILLDSKYNAKLSDFGLAKDGPTGDKSHVSTRVIGTYGYAAPEYLATGHLTAKSDVYSFGVVLLEMLSGRRAIDNNRPSGEHNLVEWAKPYLANKRKIFRILDNRLEGQYSMDVAFKASTLALRCLSIETKFRPTMDEVVTAMEQLQDSKETGSANGHASNAPRIRRRSADDTISGRNTAAYPRPSTSPLYA; encoded by the exons ATGTCACTTAATTGTTTTACGAAATTTAAAAGCCAAAAATGGTGTTGGAAATTCCTTAGTAATGTGCTGGTGGCAATCAATTTATGTAGAGGGTATATGTTTTCTTTAGTAGCAGGGTTGAGTTCAAAGTATGTTAGCACAGATGGGAATGATCTGAGCAGTACGGGTAGCAAGTTCTTGTCTGTTTCAGTGCCTCCAACTCCTCGGAGTGAGGGTGAGATCTTGCAGTCCACCAATCTGAAGAGCTTCAGTTTTTCTGATCTCAAAATGGCCACCAGGAATTTCCGTCCTGATAGTGTCGTAGGAGAAGGTggttttggttcagtttttaAGGGATGGATTGATGAGCAGTCATTTTCTGCTGCCAAGCCTGGAACTGGAATTGTTATTGCTGTGAAAAGGCTTAACCAAGACGGTTTCCAAGGTCACAAGGAGTGGCTG GCAGAAGTAAATTATCTGGGGCAGTTCTATCATCCTCACCTTGTGAAGCTGATTGGCTATTGCTTAGAGGATGAACACCGACTATTGGTATATGAATTTATGCCTCGAGGCAGTTTGGAAAATCATTTATTTCGAA GAGGTTCTTATTTCCAACCACTTTCTTGGAACCTCCGCATGAAGGTTGCTCTTGGTGCTGCAAAGGGTCTTGCATTTCTTCATTGTGCTGAAACACAAGTAATATATAGGGACTTCAAGACTTCTAACATTCTACTTGATTCG AAATACAATGCAAAACTTTCTGATTTCGGGTTGGCCAAGGATGGTCCGACTGGTGATAAGAGTCATGTATCTACCAGGGTTATAGGAACCTATGGTTATGCCGCTCCAGAATATCTAGCTACCG GTCATCTAACTGCCAAAAGTGATGTCTATAGCTTCGGAGTTGTTTTGCTAGAAATGTTATCTGGCAGGAGAGCAATCGACAATAATCGCCCATCTGGAGAGCACAATCTCGTTGAATGGGCTAAACCCTATCTAGCTAACAAACGTAAGATCTTTCGCATCCTAGATAATCGCCTTGAAGGCCAGTATTCAATGGATGTTGCCTTTAAGGCCTCTACTCTTGCGCTGCGTTGCCTATCCATAGAAACCAAATTTCGACCAACTATGGATGAGGTTGTGACAGCAATGGAGCAGCTTCAGGATTCCAAAGAAACTGGTAGTGCAAATGGCCATGCAAGCAATGCTCCCCGAATTCGCAGACGAAGTGCAGATGACACTATTAGTGGAAGGAATACTGCTGCATATCCTCGGCCCTCCACATCCCCACTATATGCTTGA
- the LOC118028016 gene encoding probable serine/threonine-protein kinase PBL9 isoform X4 encodes MGICLSAQIKAESSCNTGLSSKYVSTDGNDLSSTGSKFLSVSVPPTPRSEGEILQSTNLKSFSFSDLKMATRNFRPDSVVGEGGFGSVFKGWIDEQSFSAAKPGTGIVIAVKRLNQDGFQGHKEWLAEVNYLGQFYHPHLVKLIGYCLEDEHRLLVYEFMPRGSLENHLFRRGSYFQPLSWNLRMKVALGAAKGLAFLHCAETQVIYRDFKTSNILLDSKYNAKLSDFGLAKDGPTGDKSHVSTRVIGTYGYAAPEYLATGHLTAKSDVYSFGVVLLEMLSGRRAIDNNRPSGEHNLVEWAKPYLANKRKIFRILDNRLEGQYSMDVAFKASTLALRCLSIETKFRPTMDEVVTAMEQLQDSKETGSANGHASNAPRIRRRSADDTISGRNTAAYPRPSTSPLYA; translated from the exons ATGGGGATTTGCCTGAGTGCCCAGATTAAAGCTGAGAGCTCATGCAACACAG GGTTGAGTTCAAAGTATGTTAGCACAGATGGGAATGATCTGAGCAGTACGGGTAGCAAGTTCTTGTCTGTTTCAGTGCCTCCAACTCCTCGGAGTGAGGGTGAGATCTTGCAGTCCACCAATCTGAAGAGCTTCAGTTTTTCTGATCTCAAAATGGCCACCAGGAATTTCCGTCCTGATAGTGTCGTAGGAGAAGGTggttttggttcagtttttaAGGGATGGATTGATGAGCAGTCATTTTCTGCTGCCAAGCCTGGAACTGGAATTGTTATTGCTGTGAAAAGGCTTAACCAAGACGGTTTCCAAGGTCACAAGGAGTGGCTG GCAGAAGTAAATTATCTGGGGCAGTTCTATCATCCTCACCTTGTGAAGCTGATTGGCTATTGCTTAGAGGATGAACACCGACTATTGGTATATGAATTTATGCCTCGAGGCAGTTTGGAAAATCATTTATTTCGAA GAGGTTCTTATTTCCAACCACTTTCTTGGAACCTCCGCATGAAGGTTGCTCTTGGTGCTGCAAAGGGTCTTGCATTTCTTCATTGTGCTGAAACACAAGTAATATATAGGGACTTCAAGACTTCTAACATTCTACTTGATTCG AAATACAATGCAAAACTTTCTGATTTCGGGTTGGCCAAGGATGGTCCGACTGGTGATAAGAGTCATGTATCTACCAGGGTTATAGGAACCTATGGTTATGCCGCTCCAGAATATCTAGCTACCG GTCATCTAACTGCCAAAAGTGATGTCTATAGCTTCGGAGTTGTTTTGCTAGAAATGTTATCTGGCAGGAGAGCAATCGACAATAATCGCCCATCTGGAGAGCACAATCTCGTTGAATGGGCTAAACCCTATCTAGCTAACAAACGTAAGATCTTTCGCATCCTAGATAATCGCCTTGAAGGCCAGTATTCAATGGATGTTGCCTTTAAGGCCTCTACTCTTGCGCTGCGTTGCCTATCCATAGAAACCAAATTTCGACCAACTATGGATGAGGTTGTGACAGCAATGGAGCAGCTTCAGGATTCCAAAGAAACTGGTAGTGCAAATGGCCATGCAAGCAATGCTCCCCGAATTCGCAGACGAAGTGCAGATGACACTATTAGTGGAAGGAATACTGCTGCATATCCTCGGCCCTCCACATCCCCACTATATGCTTGA
- the LOC118028016 gene encoding probable serine/threonine-protein kinase PBL9 isoform X3 yields the protein MGICLSAQIKAESSCNTAGLSSKYVSTDGNDLSSTGSKFLSVSVPPTPRSEGEILQSTNLKSFSFSDLKMATRNFRPDSVVGEGGFGSVFKGWIDEQSFSAAKPGTGIVIAVKRLNQDGFQGHKEWLAEVNYLGQFYHPHLVKLIGYCLEDEHRLLVYEFMPRGSLENHLFRRGSYFQPLSWNLRMKVALGAAKGLAFLHCAETQVIYRDFKTSNILLDSKYNAKLSDFGLAKDGPTGDKSHVSTRVIGTYGYAAPEYLATGHLTAKSDVYSFGVVLLEMLSGRRAIDNNRPSGEHNLVEWAKPYLANKRKIFRILDNRLEGQYSMDVAFKASTLALRCLSIETKFRPTMDEVVTAMEQLQDSKETGSANGHASNAPRIRRRSADDTISGRNTAAYPRPSTSPLYA from the exons ATGGGGATTTGCCTGAGTGCCCAGATTAAAGCTGAGAGCTCATGCAACACAG CAGGGTTGAGTTCAAAGTATGTTAGCACAGATGGGAATGATCTGAGCAGTACGGGTAGCAAGTTCTTGTCTGTTTCAGTGCCTCCAACTCCTCGGAGTGAGGGTGAGATCTTGCAGTCCACCAATCTGAAGAGCTTCAGTTTTTCTGATCTCAAAATGGCCACCAGGAATTTCCGTCCTGATAGTGTCGTAGGAGAAGGTggttttggttcagtttttaAGGGATGGATTGATGAGCAGTCATTTTCTGCTGCCAAGCCTGGAACTGGAATTGTTATTGCTGTGAAAAGGCTTAACCAAGACGGTTTCCAAGGTCACAAGGAGTGGCTG GCAGAAGTAAATTATCTGGGGCAGTTCTATCATCCTCACCTTGTGAAGCTGATTGGCTATTGCTTAGAGGATGAACACCGACTATTGGTATATGAATTTATGCCTCGAGGCAGTTTGGAAAATCATTTATTTCGAA GAGGTTCTTATTTCCAACCACTTTCTTGGAACCTCCGCATGAAGGTTGCTCTTGGTGCTGCAAAGGGTCTTGCATTTCTTCATTGTGCTGAAACACAAGTAATATATAGGGACTTCAAGACTTCTAACATTCTACTTGATTCG AAATACAATGCAAAACTTTCTGATTTCGGGTTGGCCAAGGATGGTCCGACTGGTGATAAGAGTCATGTATCTACCAGGGTTATAGGAACCTATGGTTATGCCGCTCCAGAATATCTAGCTACCG GTCATCTAACTGCCAAAAGTGATGTCTATAGCTTCGGAGTTGTTTTGCTAGAAATGTTATCTGGCAGGAGAGCAATCGACAATAATCGCCCATCTGGAGAGCACAATCTCGTTGAATGGGCTAAACCCTATCTAGCTAACAAACGTAAGATCTTTCGCATCCTAGATAATCGCCTTGAAGGCCAGTATTCAATGGATGTTGCCTTTAAGGCCTCTACTCTTGCGCTGCGTTGCCTATCCATAGAAACCAAATTTCGACCAACTATGGATGAGGTTGTGACAGCAATGGAGCAGCTTCAGGATTCCAAAGAAACTGGTAGTGCAAATGGCCATGCAAGCAATGCTCCCCGAATTCGCAGACGAAGTGCAGATGACACTATTAGTGGAAGGAATACTGCTGCATATCCTCGGCCCTCCACATCCCCACTATATGCTTGA
- the LOC118028016 gene encoding probable serine/threonine-protein kinase PBL9 isoform X2 yields the protein MGICLSAQIKAESSCNTVAGLSSKYVSTDGNDLSSTGSKFLSVSVPPTPRSEGEILQSTNLKSFSFSDLKMATRNFRPDSVVGEGGFGSVFKGWIDEQSFSAAKPGTGIVIAVKRLNQDGFQGHKEWLAEVNYLGQFYHPHLVKLIGYCLEDEHRLLVYEFMPRGSLENHLFRRGSYFQPLSWNLRMKVALGAAKGLAFLHCAETQVIYRDFKTSNILLDSKYNAKLSDFGLAKDGPTGDKSHVSTRVIGTYGYAAPEYLATGHLTAKSDVYSFGVVLLEMLSGRRAIDNNRPSGEHNLVEWAKPYLANKRKIFRILDNRLEGQYSMDVAFKASTLALRCLSIETKFRPTMDEVVTAMEQLQDSKETGSANGHASNAPRIRRRSADDTISGRNTAAYPRPSTSPLYA from the exons ATGGGGATTTGCCTGAGTGCCCAGATTAAAGCTGAGAGCTCATGCAACACAG TAGCAGGGTTGAGTTCAAAGTATGTTAGCACAGATGGGAATGATCTGAGCAGTACGGGTAGCAAGTTCTTGTCTGTTTCAGTGCCTCCAACTCCTCGGAGTGAGGGTGAGATCTTGCAGTCCACCAATCTGAAGAGCTTCAGTTTTTCTGATCTCAAAATGGCCACCAGGAATTTCCGTCCTGATAGTGTCGTAGGAGAAGGTggttttggttcagtttttaAGGGATGGATTGATGAGCAGTCATTTTCTGCTGCCAAGCCTGGAACTGGAATTGTTATTGCTGTGAAAAGGCTTAACCAAGACGGTTTCCAAGGTCACAAGGAGTGGCTG GCAGAAGTAAATTATCTGGGGCAGTTCTATCATCCTCACCTTGTGAAGCTGATTGGCTATTGCTTAGAGGATGAACACCGACTATTGGTATATGAATTTATGCCTCGAGGCAGTTTGGAAAATCATTTATTTCGAA GAGGTTCTTATTTCCAACCACTTTCTTGGAACCTCCGCATGAAGGTTGCTCTTGGTGCTGCAAAGGGTCTTGCATTTCTTCATTGTGCTGAAACACAAGTAATATATAGGGACTTCAAGACTTCTAACATTCTACTTGATTCG AAATACAATGCAAAACTTTCTGATTTCGGGTTGGCCAAGGATGGTCCGACTGGTGATAAGAGTCATGTATCTACCAGGGTTATAGGAACCTATGGTTATGCCGCTCCAGAATATCTAGCTACCG GTCATCTAACTGCCAAAAGTGATGTCTATAGCTTCGGAGTTGTTTTGCTAGAAATGTTATCTGGCAGGAGAGCAATCGACAATAATCGCCCATCTGGAGAGCACAATCTCGTTGAATGGGCTAAACCCTATCTAGCTAACAAACGTAAGATCTTTCGCATCCTAGATAATCGCCTTGAAGGCCAGTATTCAATGGATGTTGCCTTTAAGGCCTCTACTCTTGCGCTGCGTTGCCTATCCATAGAAACCAAATTTCGACCAACTATGGATGAGGTTGTGACAGCAATGGAGCAGCTTCAGGATTCCAAAGAAACTGGTAGTGCAAATGGCCATGCAAGCAATGCTCCCCGAATTCGCAGACGAAGTGCAGATGACACTATTAGTGGAAGGAATACTGCTGCATATCCTCGGCCCTCCACATCCCCACTATATGCTTGA